From Pseudomonas sp. LS1212, the proteins below share one genomic window:
- a CDS encoding diiron oxygenase, with protein sequence MKTHKHNVSADQRQTLPSTLGDWDQSSSVRSRPNAYDIHALTDAEIMKKDWFPPAMLTYLQHPFFKSADPDSIRKLLASHLVYFLDYTTILEHKIVNRAVEIVVHDSLGIIPPLEMRAAGLQLYTDEGYHALFSDQLAEQVAKRYAYKRFISSPARIDAIFELINTVDAKNIDLVYFLAGFVSETIIAKELSSITNDQLVTPVYMMFRDHLYDEAKHCRYFTIVFMHFWQNMTSEQRDFTALTLPKIIKIYFKTDIPWLEKSLLIAGVPVGVTTEILGHLSDNKITSKAIQSGATSTILAIKKSGMLDSNHYRNIFIAEGIIDE encoded by the coding sequence ATGAAGACACATAAACATAATGTTTCTGCGGACCAGCGGCAGACTTTACCATCCACGTTAGGTGACTGGGATCAGAGCTCCTCGGTGCGCTCACGCCCCAACGCATACGATATTCATGCACTGACCGATGCCGAAATCATGAAAAAAGATTGGTTCCCGCCTGCCATGCTCACTTATTTACAGCATCCTTTTTTCAAAAGCGCCGACCCCGACAGCATCCGGAAGCTACTTGCCAGTCACCTGGTCTATTTTTTGGATTACACCACCATCCTTGAGCACAAAATAGTCAATCGGGCCGTTGAAATAGTCGTACATGACTCACTCGGTATAATACCGCCCTTAGAAATGAGAGCGGCAGGACTTCAGCTTTACACCGATGAAGGTTACCACGCGCTCTTCTCTGATCAACTCGCCGAGCAAGTGGCTAAGCGCTATGCATACAAGCGCTTTATTTCATCTCCTGCACGAATTGACGCTATTTTTGAGCTCATCAACACCGTCGACGCGAAAAACATTGATCTCGTTTACTTTCTCGCAGGTTTCGTTTCCGAAACCATCATAGCCAAGGAACTTTCATCCATCACCAACGACCAACTGGTCACACCTGTCTATATGATGTTCCGCGATCACTTATACGACGAAGCGAAGCACTGTCGTTATTTTACAATAGTCTTCATGCACTTCTGGCAGAACATGACAAGCGAGCAAAGAGATTTTACAGCGCTTACGCTTCCAAAAATAATAAAAATATATTTTAAAACAGACATCCCCTGGCTAGAAAAAAGTCTTTTAATTGCCGGTGTACCTGTAGGCGTAACCACAGAAATCCTGGGACACTTAAGCGACAACAAAATTACTTCCAAGGCCATACAAAGCGGAGCCACATCAACAATTTTGGCCATCAAAAAGTCTGGGATGTTGGACAGCAACCACTATAGAAATATTTTTATCGCGGAAGGAATCATCGATGAATGA
- a CDS encoding SagB/ThcOx family dehydrogenase: protein MHINPFLFILPRSPATILWDYKNHQQFELTPRYQNRFFRLVKDISIFDDTNEIDAALLKYGVLIKDTGRYTDWGWDILSKIYHIGTKDIPYENTPIDENEWATHYLAHCDEVLSTSVPCENFDTIQSPLLKLPLPSNSLCHLNLTDALTQRATRRVFLNRPVTLENISTLLYFSLGYLKERNQSGNHLLPADLCLRRSSPSGGGLNSAEGYLYARNVEGLKPGVYYYNPKSHALSLLNCSNQVHLGELLSGQHFSNNLPFGIFLTSRFDKMWWKYEHSRAYRMALIEVGHISQTFQLVATALGLSTWLTGAINESSVEKIIPLPNPSEQLLFFRSCRIQQW, encoded by the coding sequence ATGCACATAAATCCCTTTCTATTTATCCTTCCACGCTCACCCGCAACGATCCTATGGGATTATAAAAACCATCAGCAATTCGAGTTAACCCCCCGTTATCAAAATCGCTTTTTCAGGCTCGTAAAGGACATTTCAATCTTCGATGACACAAATGAAATCGATGCGGCTCTCTTGAAATACGGCGTACTTATTAAAGATACGGGGCGTTACACTGACTGGGGCTGGGACATCCTGTCAAAAATATATCACATAGGCACTAAGGACATCCCATACGAAAACACCCCCATCGACGAAAATGAATGGGCAACACACTACCTTGCACACTGCGACGAAGTTCTTTCGACTAGCGTGCCTTGCGAAAACTTCGATACAATTCAATCACCCCTACTAAAATTGCCTCTGCCGTCAAACTCTCTTTGCCATTTGAACCTTACAGACGCACTGACGCAAAGAGCTACCCGCAGGGTCTTCCTCAACAGGCCAGTGACTCTGGAAAATATAAGTACATTGCTGTACTTTTCATTGGGCTACCTGAAAGAAAGAAACCAAAGCGGAAACCATCTACTACCAGCGGACTTGTGTTTGCGTCGTAGTAGCCCTTCGGGCGGTGGTTTAAACTCAGCGGAAGGTTACCTGTATGCGCGCAACGTCGAGGGACTCAAACCCGGTGTCTATTACTACAACCCCAAGTCTCACGCTTTAAGTCTTCTGAACTGCTCAAATCAGGTTCATCTCGGAGAGCTACTCTCAGGGCAGCATTTTAGCAACAATCTTCCATTCGGAATATTTCTGACCTCCAGATTTGACAAAATGTGGTGGAAGTACGAGCACTCTCGTGCTTACCGAATGGCCTTGATAGAAGTTGGCCATATTTCTCAGACATTTCAGCTAGTAGCCACTGCTCTGGGGCTTAGCACTTGGCTAACAGGAGCAATAAACGAAAGCAGTGTTGAAAAAATCATCCCTCTGCCCAACCCATCCGAACAATTGCTTTTTTTTCGTAGCTGCCGGATACAGCAATGGTGA
- a CDS encoding class I SAM-dependent rRNA methyltransferase, translated as MSLPSLRLKANADRRLRAGHLWVYSNEIDVAATPLHGFKAGDQAVLEAAGGKPLGIVAMSPNNLICARLLSRDIKVPLDKSLLVHRLNVALSLRERLFDKPYYRLVFGDSDLLPGLVVDRFGDILVVQLASATMEQHRDDVLAALIQVLKPSGILFKNDSAARDAEGLNRYVETAFGLVPEWVALEENGVKFEAPVMEGQKTGWFYDHRMNRARLAPYVKGKRVLDLFSYIGGWGVQAGAFGASEVFCVDASAFALDGVERNAALNGFAEKVTCVEGDVFEALKELKAAEERFDVIVADPPAFIKRKKDLKNGEAAYRRLNEQAMRLLSKDGILVSASCSMHLPEDDLQNILLTSARHLDRNIQLLERGGQGPDHPVHPAIPETRYIKSITCRLLPNS; from the coding sequence ATGTCCCTGCCCAGCCTTCGCCTCAAAGCCAATGCCGATCGCCGCCTGCGCGCTGGTCACCTGTGGGTCTACAGTAACGAGATCGACGTAGCCGCCACCCCACTGCATGGCTTCAAGGCTGGCGACCAGGCGGTGCTCGAAGCCGCCGGCGGCAAGCCGCTGGGCATCGTCGCCATGAGCCCGAACAACCTGATCTGCGCACGCCTGCTGTCGCGCGACATCAAAGTGCCACTGGACAAGTCGCTGCTGGTTCACCGCCTCAACGTCGCCCTGTCACTGCGCGAGCGCCTGTTCGACAAGCCGTACTATCGGCTGGTCTTTGGTGATTCCGACCTGCTGCCGGGCCTGGTCGTCGACCGCTTCGGCGACATTCTCGTGGTGCAACTGGCGTCGGCCACCATGGAGCAACACCGCGATGACGTGCTGGCTGCCCTGATCCAGGTGCTCAAGCCCAGCGGCATCCTGTTCAAGAACGACTCCGCCGCGCGCGATGCCGAAGGCCTCAATCGCTACGTCGAGACCGCCTTCGGCCTGGTGCCGGAGTGGGTCGCACTCGAAGAAAACGGCGTGAAGTTCGAAGCGCCGGTCATGGAAGGCCAGAAGACCGGCTGGTTCTACGACCACCGCATGAACCGCGCGCGCCTGGCGCCCTACGTCAAGGGCAAGCGGGTACTCGACCTGTTCAGCTACATCGGTGGCTGGGGTGTGCAGGCCGGTGCCTTCGGCGCCAGCGAAGTCTTCTGCGTCGACGCCTCGGCTTTCGCCCTCGACGGCGTGGAGCGCAACGCCGCGCTGAACGGCTTCGCCGAGAAAGTCACCTGCGTCGAAGGTGATGTGTTCGAAGCCTTGAAGGAACTCAAAGCCGCCGAAGAGCGCTTCGACGTGATCGTCGCCGACCCGCCCGCCTTCATCAAGCGCAAGAAAGACCTGAAAAACGGCGAAGCTGCCTACCGCCGCCTGAACGAACAAGCCATGCGCCTGCTCAGCAAGGACGGCATCCTGGTCAGCGCATCCTGCTCGATGCACCTGCCCGAAGACGACCTGCAGAACATTCTGCTGACCAGCGCCCGCCACCTGGACCGCAACATCCAGCTGCTCGAACGCGGCGGCCAGGGCCCGGACCATCCGGTGCACCCGGCGATTCCAGAGACTCGCTATATCAAGAGCATTACCTGCCGGTTGTTGCCCAACAGCTAA